GAATCTTTGGTCGGGAAACTTACGTTCGGGAACATGCTGCAATCAATCCGGGAATGCGACGAGGTGAGTTTGGCGGAATTCGCTAAAAGGCTTGGAATTTCGAAATCCCATCTCTGCGACATCGAGCAGGATCGCAAGAGTGTCAGCCCGGAACGTGCCGCGCGCTTCGCGAAGATCCTCGGATACTCTCAGGAGCAGTTTGTCCGGCTTTCGCTGCAGGGGATGATCGATAAGGGCCGCCTGCGGCTCAAGGTCTTCGTCGAGGCGGCCTAGGAGGCCATATTAGGCCGCGGACTTTTTCTTAATGAGAAGAATTTGCAGGAGCTTCATATATAATCTCCTAAACTTCAGAAATTTTGCAGATCTGATAAGGAGGAAGCATTTTTTCACTGCCAATAATTATTGAGCGTATTTTCGTTCGTAGTTTTGGACGAGATTTCCACCCAGGAGGATACACTTTGTATCTTTCGAACTGAGAATAAATCCTTCAACAAATCCATCATCCGATTTTGAACTAATATCTTTTTCCTTAATATACATTTTCATTTTCAATCCCCATTGAAAAGAAGTAGAGGCGCGATTCATCGCGCCTCTACGTGCTTATATCGAATTCCATGTAGGGGCGGGGTCACCCCGCCCCTACAGCGTTCCTACGAGCACCCCATCGAATTCCCGCAGTTGATGCACTTGTAGCACGCCCCGTTGCGGACGGTGACGTGGCCGCACTGGTCGCACAGCGGGGCATCCCCCATCAGCTCCGCCAGGTGCTCGGACACGGTCTCGGCCTTTCCGGGGGCCGGCTTTGCGGCCGCGGCGCCCAACGACTGCGCCCTGGCGGGAGGCTGGGACAAATCTTCTTGCTGGTCCTTCGACTCCAACGTCTCGGGCTTCAGGTGCACGAAGTCGGTACGGCCCAGGTACTCCATCCCCAAGATGCGGAAGATGTAGTCCAAGATGGACGTGCACACCTTGATGTTCGGATGATCCGTGATGCCCTGCGGCTCGAAACGCGTGAACGTGAAGGAGTTCACGAACTTCTCCAAGGGCACGCCGTACTGGAGGCCGATGGAGATGGCGATCGCGAAGCAGTTGAGCAGGCTCCGGTAGGCCGCTCCCTCCTTGTACATGTCGATGAAGATTTCACCCAAACGCCCGTCCCCGTATTCGCCGGTGCGGATGAACATCTTGTGTCCGGAGACGGAGGTCTCGACCGTGAACCCGTGCCTCTTGATGGGCATCGGGACCCGCACGCCTCTCTGCTCCTCGGGCGGCAGGGCGGCGATCGCCTTCTCGTCCTTCCGGGAGTCCTCCGCCTTGTTCGTGCCCGTGTTGAGCGGCTGGGAGTGCTTCGAGCCGTCACGATAGAGGGCGACGGCCTTGAGGCCCAGCTTCCAGGACTCGACGTAGAGATTCTCGACGTCCTCCACGGTCGTGTCGTTCGGCATGTTGATCGTCTTGGAGATGGCGCCTGAAATGAACGGCTGGGCCGCCGCCATCATCCGCACGTGGCCCATCGGATCGATGAAACGCACACCGTCGCCGCAGGGGTTCGCGCAATCGAAGACGGCCAGATGCTCGTCCTTGAGCGCGGGCGCGCCTTCAATCGTTCCCTTCTCGAGGATGTAGTCGACGATCACCTTGGCCTCGTCGTCGGAATACCCCAGGCTCTTGAGGGCGCGGGTGACCGACTGATTGATGATCTTGAAGTGGCCTCCGCCGGCCAGTTTTTTCCATTTCACGAGCGAAAACTCCGGCTCGACGCCGGTGGTGTCGCAGTCCATCAGGAGGCCGATCGTGCCCGTGGGGGCCAGGACCGTCGACTGGGCGTTCCGGTAGCCGTAGAGCTCGCCCTCCTTCACGGCGTTGTCCCAAGACTCGCGGGCGGCCTGGAGGAGCCCCGCGGGGCAGAGGATGGGATCGATCTTGTAGGCCGCGTCGCGGTGCTTGTTCATGACCTTGAGCATCGGTTCCCGGTTCTTCGCGTAGCCGGGGAAGGGTCCCTTCGTGCGCGCGATCTCGCTCGAGACCTTGTAAGCCTCGCCCGTCATAAGGGCGGTGATGGCGCCGGCAACCGCCAGGGCCTTGGGGCTGTCATAGGGGATGCCGTTGGTCATGAGGAGGGTGCCGAGATTGGCGTAACCCAAGCCCAGGGGGCGGTAATCGTGGCTGTTCTGGGCGATGACCTGCGTGGGGTACGAGGCAAAGTCGACGGCGATCTCCTGGGCGATGATGAAGGTGCGGACCGCCCGGCGGAAATCCTCCACGAGGAATTCCCCCTTGTCGTCGATGAACTTCATGAGGTTCAGCGAGGCCAGATTGCAGGCGGAGTCGCTCAGGAACATGTACTCGCTGCAGGGGTTCGAGGCGTAGATGCGGTCCGTGTTCGCGCTCGTGTGCCAGTCGTTGATCGTCGTGTCGAACTGGACGCCCGGGTCCGCGCATCTCCAGGCCGCCTCGGCGATCTGGCGCATGAGATCGCGGGCCTCGAAGGTCTCGCAGACCTGGCCCGTGGTGCGAAGCTTGGTCTGCCACTGTCCGCCTTCCAGATAAGCCTTCATGAAATCATCCGTCAGACGAACGGAATTGTTTGAATTTTGGCCGGAGACGGTATGGTAGGCCTCCCCGTTGAAATCGGCCTCAAAACCGCCGTGCTGGATCAGAATGCCGGCCTTGCGCTCTTCCTTGACCTTCCAGTTGATGAAATCGACGATCTCCGGGTGATCCATGTCCAAACACACCATCTTCGCAGCACGGCGCGTCGTGCCGCCGGACTTGGTGGCGCCGGCGCCCTTGTCGAGGACTTCGAGAAAGCTCATGAGGCCGGAGGAGGTCCCGCCGCCGGAGAGTTTTTCCTGCCGGCCGCGGATCTTGGAAAAATTCGTGCCGGTGCCGGAGCCGTACTTGAAGAGCCGGGCCTCGTTTTTGGCAAGGTCGAACAGGCTCATGAGGTCGTCTTCGACCGACTGGATGAAGCAGGCGGAGCACTGGGGCTGTGAGTAGGAGTCCGTCGTCTCACGGATCTGGCCCAGCCCCGCGTTCCAGTAGTAATTCCCGCCGCTGCCCGCGATGCCGTATTCGTGGGAGAGCCCGCAATTGAACCAAACGGGGGAGTTGAAGGCGCCCTTTTGATGAACGAGCAGATGCGTCAGATCGGCCTCGAAGTTGGCCGCGTCTTCCGGAGACGAGAAGTAGCCGAGATTCTCTCCCGCCGTCCGGAGCGAGTGGGCGACCCGATAGACGAGCTGCCGGACCGAATACTCCTCTCCCTTGCGCCCGCCTTTTTCGGCGGGGACGCCCGCCTTGCGGAAATACTTCTGGGTCGCGATGTCCGTGGCGAGCTGCGACCAGGATTCGGGGAACTCGACGTCGTGGCGCTCAAAGACGACGGTCCCATCCGGCTCCTTGATGACGGAGGAGCGCTTGGTCCACTTGATTTGACCGAAAACATCCTCCCCGGGACGGGTAAAATAGGGCTCGAAAATGATCCCTTCGCCGGCGGAATCTTTGCTAACTCTTTGTTTTTTCAGCGAAACAACAGGTGTCATCTCTCCCCCTCCCCCGATTATTCACAGGTTTTCAACTGGTTATACACAGGATGTTGTAGGTTTACGTTCACTAAACCACTATATCTAGTGTGTCAAGAAACCCACAGGATGGCTTTATGCGTCAATTTTGCGAATCGCCGCTCTGGGCGCGGGCGTGCGAATTTTTTCCGAAAATTCCGTCGCGCGGCGCGTCAATTTCAGATTTAGAAAAGGAAGCTCGCTAGAGCTTGATGGGAGCGGTCTGGATGGAATCGATGAATTCCAGCAGGGTACGAACGATATGGCCCGTTCCGCCGCGGGGTCCGAAGTCGAGTTCCTTCTCCGTCCACGAGGGGCCGGCGATGTCGATATGGGCCCAGGGGAGCTTGGCGTCGATGAATTCCTGGATGAAGAGGGCCCCGTTGATCGTCCCGCCCCATCGCCCGCCGACGTTCTTCAAGTCCGCCGCGCTGCTCTTGAGCTCGTCCTTGTATTCTTCGATCAGGGGGAGCTGCCAGACCTTTTCGCCCGCGGCCTTGGCCGCGAGGATCAGCCGGTCGATGAGAACCTGATTGTTGCCCAAAATACCCGAGCAAAGCTCGCCCAGGGCGATCACGCAGGCCCCGGTGAGTGTCGCGACGTCGATCAAGAGATCCGGTTTTTGTTTTTGGGCGTAAGCCACGGCGTCCGCGAGCGTCAGGCGGCCTTCGGCGTCGGTGTTGAGGATTTCAACCGATTTGCCGTTCATGGCGCGGACGATGTCGCCGGGTTTGCCCGCGCTGCCCGAGGGCATGTTTTCCGTCATGGCCGCGAAGCCGTGGATCTCGACGTTGGGTTTCAAGGCCGAAACGGCCTTCATGACGGCCAGCATCGCGGCCGAGCCGCTCATATCGTCCTTCATCGTCTCCATGCCCTGGGCGGTCTTGAGAGAGAGACCGCCGCTGTCGAAGGTGACTCCCTTGCCGACGATGGCGATCTTTTTCCGTGGCCTCGATTTGGGCCGGTAATGGAGGTGGATCAAGGCCGGGGGCTCGACGCTTCCGCGGGACACAGCCCAATAACAGCCCATGCCCAGCCGCCTGATCTCGCGCTCGCCGAGGATCTTGAGGCGGAGTCCCGATCCACGCGCGGCCTTTTGGGCGACATTCCTGGCTTCCTGGACCATCCGGCGCGGGGTCATATCGTTGGCCGGGAGATTGATCAAATCACGCGCGAAATTGGTGGACTCGGCGTAGATCGTCCCTTTGCGGAATCCGGCGGCGACCCGGGTCGCGTCCGGCGTCAGGACCACGATGTTTTGAACCGTCTTCTTCGCGTTGGGTTTCTTGTAAACGTCGAAACTGTACGAAGCGAGGACGGCGCCTTCGGCGACGGCCTGGCCGCGGAGGGGGGCCGCCGCTTTTTTTCGGCAAGGGTCCGCGTCCTCGAGGGCAACCGTCTTGGCCCGCAGGCGGTTGCCGTTCTTGACCAATCGCGCCGCCGCCTTGCGCAAGGTCTCCGCGGCTTGGGGCCCGTCGGAGGGATCGCCCAGGCCGATCAACAGGACGTTCGCGGCGGGGATTTTCCCCAACGTGCTCACCGACCGGGTTTCGCCGGCCTTTCCTTTCAACTCTTCGGTCTTGATGATTCTGGAAAGCGTGCCGCCCAACTTGCGGTCGATGTCGCGCCCGAAAGATGTCGCCAGCCCTTTGGACGCGATCGCCAGCCCCAGCAAATCGATGGTGGAAACCGAGGCGGAAGGGGATTTTGTCGTGAATCGCATTAAGCAAGAGTGCGTGAGGGTATGTGATAAGTCAAATAATTTGATGAACTTCCGCCGTTCCGGTATGTTGTTTGAATGCGTTTGTTCGCCGTCTTTTCCAAGAAGAAAAGCGAGGTCCCGGCCCCGGCCGGCTTGCCGATCTCGGAGGAGCAGTTCCGTGACCTCATTCATGGCGTCGAGGACAAGGAGTTGCGGGCGCGGGTGCCCGATCTGTCGGGTAAGAAGATCCTGGAACTCGCGCCGCGGCAAAAGAGCGCTTCCGTCTTTCTTCGGGAAAAGGGCGCCGGCGTCGTGGTACGCCTCGGAGGCACGAAGGAAAAGGAGATCTTGGACAGGGATCCGTCGTCGTCGCCGGAGACGTTCATCCTCTCGCATTGGGAGAGCCTGCCGTTTTTGGATTCGTGCTTCGATTTCATCCTCGTCCGGTCGGCCTTTCTCAAAGTGAGCCTGGGACGCGTCCTTCGCGAGGTGGGTCGCGTCCTGGACACCAAGGGGTCGGTCCTTCTCTCCGACTTTCATCCATTCAGCCAAATGGTTCAAAGGGAGCATCTCAAGAATCCCGTGGGTGAAGAGGGGATGGGTCCCGGTCTTGAGCGGTACGCCAAATGGTTCCGAGAAGCGGGATTCCGTTTCGAATGGGTTCGGGAGATTTTCTTCGAGGGGATCATGAAAAAGTCGTTCGGGACATCGGAAGCGCATCAGCAGGCGTTCGACGGTTTGCGCCGTACGCCTTTCTTGATCCTGTTTTCCCTGAAAAAGGAGTAGGACATGGCGAATACGGACGGCAAATTGCAGGAACTGCAGATCACGCTGCCCGAGGTGCAGCCGGCCGGCAATTATCTGCCCGCGCAACGGAGCGGCAACCTTCTCTATGTCTCCGGTCAACTCCCCAAGGTCGAGGGCCGTATCGCGTTCAAGGGACGCGTCGGCAAGGACTT
The sequence above is drawn from the bacterium genome and encodes:
- a CDS encoding helix-turn-helix domain-containing protein; translation: MLQSIRECDEVSLAEFAKRLGISKSHLCDIEQDRKSVSPERAARFAKILGYSQEQFVRLSLQGMIDKGRLRLKVFVEAA
- a CDS encoding vitamin B12-dependent ribonucleotide reductase, whose product is MTPVVSLKKQRVSKDSAGEGIIFEPYFTRPGEDVFGQIKWTKRSSVIKEPDGTVVFERHDVEFPESWSQLATDIATQKYFRKAGVPAEKGGRKGEEYSVRQLVYRVAHSLRTAGENLGYFSSPEDAANFEADLTHLLVHQKGAFNSPVWFNCGLSHEYGIAGSGGNYYWNAGLGQIRETTDSYSQPQCSACFIQSVEDDLMSLFDLAKNEARLFKYGSGTGTNFSKIRGRQEKLSGGGTSSGLMSFLEVLDKGAGATKSGGTTRRAAKMVCLDMDHPEIVDFINWKVKEERKAGILIQHGGFEADFNGEAYHTVSGQNSNNSVRLTDDFMKAYLEGGQWQTKLRTTGQVCETFEARDLMRQIAEAAWRCADPGVQFDTTINDWHTSANTDRIYASNPCSEYMFLSDSACNLASLNLMKFIDDKGEFLVEDFRRAVRTFIIAQEIAVDFASYPTQVIAQNSHDYRPLGLGYANLGTLLMTNGIPYDSPKALAVAGAITALMTGEAYKVSSEIARTKGPFPGYAKNREPMLKVMNKHRDAAYKIDPILCPAGLLQAARESWDNAVKEGELYGYRNAQSTVLAPTGTIGLLMDCDTTGVEPEFSLVKWKKLAGGGHFKIINQSVTRALKSLGYSDDEAKVIVDYILEKGTIEGAPALKDEHLAVFDCANPCGDGVRFIDPMGHVRMMAAAQPFISGAISKTINMPNDTTVEDVENLYVESWKLGLKAVALYRDGSKHSQPLNTGTNKAEDSRKDEKAIAALPPEEQRGVRVPMPIKRHGFTVETSVSGHKMFIRTGEYGDGRLGEIFIDMYKEGAAYRSLLNCFAIAISIGLQYGVPLEKFVNSFTFTRFEPQGITDHPNIKVCTSILDYIFRILGMEYLGRTDFVHLKPETLESKDQQEDLSQPPARAQSLGAAAAKPAPGKAETVSEHLAELMGDAPLCDQCGHVTVRNGACYKCINCGNSMGCS
- a CDS encoding leucyl aminopeptidase → MRFTTKSPSASVSTIDLLGLAIASKGLATSFGRDIDRKLGGTLSRIIKTEELKGKAGETRSVSTLGKIPAANVLLIGLGDPSDGPQAAETLRKAAARLVKNGNRLRAKTVALEDADPCRKKAAAPLRGQAVAEGAVLASYSFDVYKKPNAKKTVQNIVVLTPDATRVAAGFRKGTIYAESTNFARDLINLPANDMTPRRMVQEARNVAQKAARGSGLRLKILGEREIRRLGMGCYWAVSRGSVEPPALIHLHYRPKSRPRKKIAIVGKGVTFDSGGLSLKTAQGMETMKDDMSGSAAMLAVMKAVSALKPNVEIHGFAAMTENMPSGSAGKPGDIVRAMNGKSVEILNTDAEGRLTLADAVAYAQKQKPDLLIDVATLTGACVIALGELCSGILGNNQVLIDRLILAAKAAGEKVWQLPLIEEYKDELKSSAADLKNVGGRWGGTINGALFIQEFIDAKLPWAHIDIAGPSWTEKELDFGPRGGTGHIVRTLLEFIDSIQTAPIKL
- a CDS encoding class I SAM-dependent methyltransferase, whose protein sequence is MRLFAVFSKKKSEVPAPAGLPISEEQFRDLIHGVEDKELRARVPDLSGKKILELAPRQKSASVFLREKGAGVVVRLGGTKEKEILDRDPSSSPETFILSHWESLPFLDSCFDFILVRSAFLKVSLGRVLREVGRVLDTKGSVLLSDFHPFSQMVQREHLKNPVGEEGMGPGLERYAKWFREAGFRFEWVREIFFEGIMKKSFGTSEAHQQAFDGLRRTPFLILFSLKKE